One Streptomyces sp. RPA4-2 genomic window carries:
- a CDS encoding TetR/AcrR family transcriptional regulator: MVVAAADLADEIGFSELTMGRLAERVGVRAPSLYKHISSQDDLHRRIAALAFDEAADAIGTAVQGRAGRDALAAAAGALRDFVLTHPGRYAATLGLTPTGPDDPIMLASRRGIGPFEAVLRGYDIDPQEMTHALRAVRSVFHGFASLQASGGFQWSADLGESFDYLIDLVDRGLRATTVTDPTAVTDPTDHHR; this comes from the coding sequence GACCATGGGCCGGCTGGCCGAGCGGGTCGGTGTGCGAGCCCCGTCGCTCTACAAGCACATCTCCAGCCAGGACGACCTCCACCGGCGCATCGCGGCGCTCGCCTTCGACGAGGCCGCCGACGCGATCGGCACCGCCGTCCAGGGCCGCGCCGGCCGCGACGCCCTGGCCGCCGCGGCCGGCGCACTCCGCGACTTCGTGCTCACCCACCCCGGCCGCTACGCGGCCACCCTCGGCCTCACGCCGACCGGTCCCGACGACCCGATCATGCTCGCCTCCCGACGGGGGATCGGTCCCTTCGAAGCGGTACTGCGGGGATACGACATCGACCCACAGGAGATGACCCACGCGCTGCGGGCGGTGCGCAGCGTCTTCCACGGCTTCGCCAGCCTGCAGGCATCCGGCGGATTCCAGTGGTCAGCCGACCTCGGCGAGAGCTTCGACTATCTCATCGACCTCGTCGATCGTGGCCTTCGCGCCACCACGGTCACAGATCCCACCGCCGTCACAGACCCCACCGATCACCACCGGTAG
- a CDS encoding metalloregulator ArsR/SmtB family transcription factor: MGHGADAKNTATTRERLDAVGATDVAATLQALATPSRLRILARLQEGPCAVGDLAEAVDMEASACSHQLRLLRNLGLVTGERNGRSIVYALYDHHVAELLDQALFHVEHLRFGLRDTPEPAAAATGTV, translated from the coding sequence ATGGGTCACGGAGCCGATGCCAAGAACACCGCCACCACCCGCGAGCGACTCGACGCCGTGGGCGCGACCGATGTCGCGGCGACCCTCCAGGCCCTGGCCACCCCCTCCCGGCTGCGGATCCTCGCCCGGCTCCAGGAAGGCCCCTGCGCGGTCGGCGACCTCGCCGAAGCCGTCGACATGGAAGCCTCCGCCTGCTCCCACCAATTGCGCCTGCTGCGCAACCTCGGCCTGGTCACCGGCGAACGCAACGGCCGCTCGATCGTCTACGCCCTCTACGACCACCACGTCGCCGAACTCCTCGACCAGGCCCTCTTCCACGTAGAGCACCTCCGCTTCGGCCTGCGAGACACCCCCGAACCCGCCGCCGCAGCGACGGGAACGGTGTAG